In Pseudomonas fluorescens, one genomic interval encodes:
- a CDS encoding DUF3313 domain-containing protein — protein sequence MKLAVMMGALCIATLGVVGCSSKTVAPDEYSGFLKDYSQLKEAKSPSGAEVMRWIDPKVDISKFTSVYIEPTQLYPKPQPTAKISQQTLNGITSYYDQALKREISKDLPLANGPGPGVIVVRAAITAVSSKTEGLHAYEVIPVALVAAAVSTASGIRDQETTLATEAVFLDGASNKVVAQVVRKGTGKPLENETQAMKASDVKPVIDGWANDMRQMYVKLKSK from the coding sequence ATGAAGCTAGCAGTAATGATGGGCGCCCTTTGCATCGCCACCCTTGGGGTGGTGGGTTGCTCCAGCAAAACCGTCGCTCCCGATGAGTATTCCGGCTTTCTCAAGGACTACAGCCAGCTCAAGGAGGCCAAATCGCCGTCCGGCGCCGAGGTGATGCGCTGGATCGATCCGAAGGTCGACATCAGCAAGTTCACCAGCGTGTACATCGAGCCAACCCAGCTCTATCCAAAGCCGCAACCGACCGCAAAGATTTCGCAGCAGACCCTCAACGGCATCACCTCCTATTACGATCAGGCGCTCAAGCGTGAAATCAGCAAGGATCTGCCGTTGGCCAACGGCCCCGGCCCAGGGGTGATTGTGGTGCGGGCGGCGATCACTGCCGTGAGCAGCAAGACCGAAGGCCTGCACGCGTATGAAGTGATCCCGGTCGCTCTGGTCGCGGCAGCGGTCAGCACCGCCAGCGGTATCCGCGATCAGGAAACCACCCTGGCCACCGAAGCGGTGTTCCTCGACGGTGCGAGCAACAAGGTGGTGGCGCAAGTGGTGCGCAAAGGCACCGGTAAACCGTTGGAAAATGAAACTCAAGCGATGAAGGCCTCCGACGTCAAACCTGTGATCGACGGCTGGGCCAATGACATGCGTCAGATGTATGTGAAGCTCAAGTCCAAATAA
- a CDS encoding YciI family protein, translating to MRFMILVKASVDSEAGIMPSEELITAMGNFNEELVKAGILIDGNGLHPSSKGVRVHFSGAQRSVIDGPFIETKELVAGYWIWEVKSKEEAIEWVKRCPNPMPGDSDIEIRQIFSAEDFGAEFTPEARAQEERVREQAKKNL from the coding sequence ATGCGATTCATGATCCTTGTCAAAGCCAGCGTCGACTCCGAAGCCGGCATCATGCCCAGCGAAGAACTGATCACCGCCATGGGCAACTTCAACGAAGAACTGGTCAAGGCCGGCATCCTCATCGACGGCAATGGCCTGCACCCGAGCAGCAAAGGCGTCCGCGTGCATTTCTCCGGCGCCCAGCGCAGCGTCATCGACGGCCCGTTCATCGAGACCAAGGAGCTGGTGGCCGGGTACTGGATCTGGGAAGTCAAATCGAAGGAAGAAGCCATCGAATGGGTCAAGCGCTGCCCGAACCCGATGCCGGGCGACTCTGATATCGAGATACGGCAGATATTCTCCGCCGAGGATTTCGGTGCCGAATTCACGCCTGAGGCGCGGGCGCAGGAAGAACGTGTTCGCGAGCAAGCGAAGAAAAACCTGTAA
- a CDS encoding DUF6124 family protein has product MKKPTPNPPESGADTTTPYASVDSKKLHEAADRALDYYLNPAARIMSSANEPESMYLANPRFNTESLLANASETLGSASEMLINFAASLETSQRKTALGIAQVVMLGELAVNQALDHVELKD; this is encoded by the coding sequence ATGAAAAAACCAACACCCAACCCCCCAGAATCAGGCGCCGACACCACAACCCCTTACGCCTCAGTCGACAGTAAAAAACTCCACGAAGCCGCCGACCGCGCCCTCGACTACTACCTCAATCCCGCCGCCCGTATCATGTCTAGCGCCAACGAGCCGGAGTCCATGTACCTCGCCAATCCCAGGTTCAACACCGAATCTCTTTTAGCCAACGCCAGCGAAACACTCGGCTCGGCCAGCGAGATGCTCATCAACTTCGCTGCCTCGCTGGAAACCTCCCAGCGCAAAACAGCACTGGGCATTGCTCAGGTCGTCATGCTGGGGGAGTTAGCGGTAAATCAAGCACTGGATCACGTAGAACTTAAAGACTGA
- a CDS encoding PAAR domain-containing protein: protein MAGKPVARLGDPGSHGGNISTGSSPIFVNSTPVALVGDIYSCPIHGSNPITTGAPHVFGLGKDVAHVGSQTACGATITAGSPDTFVGDSGSAPASFFSQFLKEKTFVEFQLLNERDEPVANEAYELTLPDGTLMTGVLDENGFVHVANIPRGSCSIKFPKLEDTEHL, encoded by the coding sequence ATGGCAGGAAAGCCAGTCGCAAGGCTCGGAGATCCAGGTAGTCATGGTGGAAATATCAGCACTGGATCAAGTCCTATTTTTGTTAACTCGACTCCCGTAGCTTTGGTAGGAGATATCTATTCCTGCCCGATTCACGGCAGTAATCCCATAACAACGGGCGCCCCCCATGTTTTTGGATTGGGAAAGGACGTTGCCCATGTCGGTTCCCAAACGGCATGTGGAGCGACGATTACTGCTGGATCACCCGACACCTTCGTCGGTGATTCTGGTAGTGCTCCCGCCAGCTTCTTCTCGCAGTTTCTGAAAGAAAAGACTTTCGTCGAGTTTCAGTTGCTTAATGAAAGAGATGAACCTGTAGCCAACGAGGCGTATGAATTGACGCTTCCCGATGGAACCTTGATGACTGGCGTCCTCGACGAAAATGGCTTTGTGCATGTTGCAAATATTCCCAGGGGGAGTTGCAGCATAAAGTTTCCGAAACTTGAAGATACGGAACATCTTTAA
- the tpx gene encoding thiol peroxidase, giving the protein MAQVTLKGNPVQVNGQLPQAGSKAPAFSLVAGNLSDVTLASFAGKRKVLNIFPSVDTPTCATSVRKFNAQANELANTVVLCISADLPFAQARFCGAEGLENVQNLSTLRGAEFIENYGVAIADGPLKGLTARAVVVLDENDNVLHSELVKEIAEEPNYDAALAVLK; this is encoded by the coding sequence ATGGCTCAAGTCACCCTCAAAGGCAACCCGGTTCAAGTCAACGGCCAGTTGCCACAAGCCGGTTCCAAGGCGCCAGCCTTTTCCCTGGTTGCCGGCAATCTGTCCGACGTCACCCTGGCGAGCTTCGCCGGCAAGCGCAAAGTGCTGAACATCTTCCCAAGCGTTGATACCCCGACCTGCGCCACTTCGGTACGCAAGTTCAACGCTCAGGCCAACGAACTGGCCAACACCGTGGTGCTGTGCATCTCGGCTGACCTGCCATTCGCTCAGGCACGCTTCTGCGGCGCCGAAGGTCTGGAAAACGTGCAGAACCTGTCGACCCTGCGCGGTGCCGAATTCATCGAAAACTACGGCGTAGCCATCGCTGACGGCCCGCTCAAAGGCCTGACCGCCCGTGCCGTGGTAGTGCTGGACGAGAACGACAACGTCCTGCACAGCGAACTGGTCAAGGAAATCGCTGAAGAGCCGAACTACGACGCAGCACTCGCCGTTCTGAAATAA